In the Candidatus Margulisiibacteriota bacterium genome, one interval contains:
- a CDS encoding helix-turn-helix domain-containing protein, translating into MNNISQLKLHIGKRIKELRLKTGLSIEELANEMGIAFPNYLYLEKGTKSGPRLETLCKIGDFYGVHLDYFFLDYTPPLKHLAKFKNNSPEDGLLKEFRKMNSRQQSFWLHTVKNFNNSSL; encoded by the coding sequence ATGAATAATATTAGCCAATTAAAGCTGCATATCGGAAAACGCATTAAAGAACTAAGGTTAAAAACAGGACTGTCCATTGAAGAACTAGCCAATGAGATGGGCATAGCTTTTCCCAACTATCTCTATTTAGAAAAAGGCACCAAGAGCGGCCCGCGCCTGGAAACGCTTTGCAAAATCGGAGATTTTTATGGAGTGCATCTTGATTATTTTTTTTTGGATTACACCCCGCCGCTCAAACACCTTGCTAAATTTAAAAACAATAGCCCTGAAGACGGCCTCTTAAAAGAATTTCGCAAAATGAATTCCCGTCAGCAAAGCTTCTGGCTGCACACGGTCAAAAATTTTAACAACTCCAGTCTTTAA